The proteins below are encoded in one region of Clostridium pasteurianum DSM 525 = ATCC 6013:
- the dhaT gene encoding 1,3-propanediol dehydrogenase, which produces MRMYDFLAPNVNFMGAGAIKLVGERCKILGGKKALIVTDKFLRNMEDGAVAQTVKYIKEAGIDVAFYDDVEPNPKDTNVRDGLKVYRKENCDLIVTVGGGSSHDCGKGIGIAATHEGDLYDYAGIETLTNPLPPIVAVNTTAGTGSEVTRHCVITNTKTKIKFVIVSWRNLPLVSINDPILMIKKPAGLTAATGMDALTHAIESYVSKDANPVTDALAIQAIKLIANNLRQAVALGENLEARENMAYASLLAGMAFNNANLGYVHAMAHQLGGLYDMAHGVANAMLLPHVERYNLISNPKKFADIAEFMGENIEGLSVMEAAEKAIDAMFRLSKDVGIPASLKEMGVNEEDFEYMAKMALKDGNAFSNPRKGNEKDIVKIFREAF; this is translated from the coding sequence ATGAGAATGTATGATTTTTTAGCACCAAATGTAAACTTTATGGGAGCAGGTGCAATAAAATTAGTGGGAGAAAGATGTAAAATATTAGGCGGAAAGAAAGCTTTAATAGTTACAGATAAATTCTTGAGAAATATGGAAGATGGAGCTGTAGCTCAAACGGTTAAATATATTAAAGAAGCAGGAATAGATGTTGCTTTTTATGATGATGTAGAGCCTAATCCTAAGGATACTAATGTTAGAGATGGATTAAAAGTATATAGAAAAGAAAACTGTGATTTAATAGTTACTGTAGGAGGAGGAAGTTCTCATGACTGTGGAAAGGGAATAGGTATTGCAGCTACACACGAGGGAGATCTTTATGACTATGCTGGTATAGAAACCCTTACTAATCCATTGCCTCCGATAGTAGCTGTAAATACAACAGCTGGAACAGGCAGCGAGGTTACTCGTCATTGTGTTATCACAAACACAAAAACAAAGATTAAATTTGTTATTGTAAGCTGGAGAAATCTGCCGTTAGTATCCATTAATGATCCAATACTTATGATTAAAAAGCCTGCAGGATTAACAGCAGCTACAGGAATGGATGCCTTAACTCATGCCATAGAGTCCTATGTTTCTAAAGATGCAAACCCAGTAACAGATGCCTTAGCTATACAAGCAATAAAATTAATAGCTAACAATCTGCGTCAGGCAGTAGCCCTTGGAGAAAATCTGGAAGCTAGAGAAAATATGGCCTACGCATCACTTCTGGCAGGAATGGCATTTAATAATGCAAATTTAGGATATGTACATGCTATGGCACATCAATTAGGAGGCCTGTATGATATGGCACATGGTGTTGCCAATGCCATGTTATTACCACATGTAGAACGCTATAATCTTATATCAAATCCTAAGAAATTTGCAGATATAGCAGAATTCATGGGAGAGAATATTGAAGGACTTTCAGTAATGGAAGCAGCAGAAAAAGCTATAGATGCTATGTTTAGACTTTCAAAGGATGTTGGAATACCAGCAAGTCTTAAAGAAATGGGAGTTAATGAAGAAGATTTTGAATATATGGCAAAAATGGCATTGAAAGATGGAAATGCATTCAGTAATCCAAGAAAAGGTAATGAAAAAGATATAGTTAAAATATTTAGAGAAGCATTTTAA
- a CDS encoding GlcG/HbpS family heme-binding protein, with translation MAIKINDFKQISLETVKEMCKAAEEKAKSISISIVFSAVDAGGNLMLLTRMENAFISSIDIAANKAFTALALKQGTHEVTPVIQPGASLYGLQLTNNCRISTFGGGLPIIVDDQVVGAIGVSGGTVEEDMSIAKYALDSINDV, from the coding sequence ATGGCAATAAAAATAAATGATTTTAAGCAGATAAGCTTAGAAACAGTTAAAGAAATGTGTAAGGCTGCAGAAGAAAAAGCTAAAAGTATAAGTATTTCAATAGTTTTTTCAGCGGTGGATGCTGGCGGAAATTTGATGCTTCTAACCAGAATGGAAAATGCATTTATAAGCAGTATAGATATAGCTGCCAATAAAGCTTTTACTGCATTAGCTTTAAAACAAGGAACTCATGAAGTAACTCCAGTAATACAACCAGGAGCAAGTCTTTATGGTTTACAATTGACAAATAATTGTAGAATTTCAACCTTTGGAGGAGGATTACCTATAATAGTTGATGATCAAGTAGTAGGTGCCATTGGAGTAAGTGGGGGAACTGTAGAAGAAGATATGTCTATTGCTAAATATGCATTAGATTCAATAAATGATGTTTAA
- a CDS encoding cob(I)yrinic acid a,c-diamide adenosyltransferase, whose translation MSIYTRSGDKGETGLFGGSRINKDDLRVECYGCLDEANSFIGLAYSLIKSKDIKIILRNIQNKIFIAGAELASDEKGKAYLKDTISQGDIEELEKIIDRYTEIVGPQKSFVIPGDTISSASLHVSRTVVRRSERLMVALKSKLKVRKELYKYINRLSDVLFILARVEAETNRS comes from the coding sequence ATGAGTATATATACTAGAAGTGGTGATAAGGGAGAAACTGGTTTATTTGGAGGAAGCAGAATTAATAAAGATGATTTAAGAGTAGAATGCTATGGATGTTTAGATGAAGCAAATTCCTTTATAGGTCTTGCTTATTCCCTTATTAAAAGTAAAGATATAAAGATTATCTTAAGAAATATTCAGAATAAAATTTTTATAGCAGGGGCAGAGCTTGCCAGTGATGAAAAGGGAAAAGCCTATCTAAAAGATACAATATCACAAGGGGATATTGAAGAATTGGAAAAGATTATAGATAGATATACAGAAATTGTGGGACCTCAAAAAAGTTTTGTTATTCCAGGTGATACAATTTCATCAGCATCATTACATGTATCAAGAACTGTGGTTAGAAGATCAGAAAGATTAATGGTGGCCTTAAAAAGCAAATTAAAAGTTAGAAAAGAGTTGTATAAATATATAAATAGATTATCAGATGTTTTGTTTATACTTGCAAGAGTAGAAGCAGAAACAAATAGAAGTTAG
- a CDS encoding glycerol dehydratase reactivase beta/small subunit family protein: MKEKFNINKPTINVYFNPNIKDKNILNNILLGMEEESIPYKIEENSEKDSVKLGYIAAKNSKLEVGIGIGTDNIIVIHYSKLTLNNPLFKVKITDTKKNIRFIGANAARLVKKNPFKNMDFMY; encoded by the coding sequence ATGAAAGAAAAGTTTAATATTAATAAGCCTACCATAAATGTATACTTTAATCCTAATATTAAAGATAAAAATATATTAAATAACATACTTTTAGGCATGGAAGAGGAAAGTATACCTTATAAAATAGAAGAAAACAGTGAAAAAGATTCTGTTAAACTGGGATATATTGCAGCAAAGAATTCCAAGTTAGAAGTTGGTATAGGTATTGGAACAGATAATATAATAGTCATTCATTATTCAAAATTAACTTTAAATAATCCATTATTTAAAGTTAAAATAACAGATACCAAAAAGAATATTAGATTCATTGGGGCCAATGCTGCTAGATTAGTAAAGAAAAATCCCTTTAAAAACATGGATTTCATGTATTAG
- a CDS encoding diol dehydratase reactivase subunit alpha has product MKFVAGIDIGNATTEVAIAKIEDGNKIEFVSSGIVKTTGIKGTKQNIKGVIDSLNQALEKCSTDIENLGLIRINEAAPVIGDVAMETITETIITESTMIGHNPSTPGGIGTGVGITVDIEELESIKNNNTVIVIILKKVDFEYAAKTINKYLKKGVNIVGAIVQRDDGVLINNRLDKVIPIVDEVTLLEKVPLNMKAAVEVAPQGGVVEVLSNPYGIATVFNLNAEETKLVVPISRALIGNRSAVVIKTPKGDVQERRIPAGKINITGIRRTSVVDVEDGASKIMEVVKSTVSIEDIKGESGTNVGGMFERVRQVMSKLTNQDFQSIKIQDILAVDTFVPQKIVGGLAREFSLENAVGIAAMVKADKLQMQIIADELKNKLSVEVEIGGVEAEMAILGALTTPGSNKPLAILDMGAGSTDASIINKNGEISSVHLAGAGNMVTMLINSELGLNSFDLAEDIKRYPLAKVESLFHIRHEDGTVEFFEEHFDPSIFARTVILKEGNLIPINIEASIEKIKMIRKMAKEKVFVTNCIRALSIVSPTGSIRDIEFVVLVGGSSLDFQVPQLITDALSKYGVVAGRGNIRGLEGPRNAVATGLILDINKDR; this is encoded by the coding sequence ATGAAATTCGTTGCTGGTATTGATATAGGAAATGCTACAACAGAAGTAGCAATAGCAAAGATTGAAGATGGTAATAAAATAGAGTTTGTTTCAAGTGGCATTGTAAAGACTACAGGAATTAAAGGAACGAAACAGAATATTAAAGGGGTTATAGATTCATTAAATCAGGCTTTGGAAAAATGTTCTACAGATATAGAAAATTTGGGTTTAATTAGAATTAATGAAGCAGCTCCAGTAATTGGAGACGTAGCTATGGAAACTATAACAGAGACAATTATAACAGAATCAACAATGATTGGACATAATCCTTCTACTCCAGGGGGAATAGGAACGGGTGTTGGAATTACTGTTGACATTGAAGAACTTGAAAGTATAAAGAACAATAATACTGTTATCGTAATAATTCTTAAAAAAGTGGATTTTGAATATGCAGCAAAAACTATAAATAAATATTTAAAAAAAGGTGTAAATATAGTTGGAGCTATTGTTCAAAGAGATGATGGTGTGTTGATTAATAATAGATTAGATAAAGTTATTCCTATAGTTGACGAAGTTACCTTACTAGAAAAAGTTCCTTTAAATATGAAGGCAGCAGTTGAAGTAGCACCACAAGGTGGTGTAGTTGAGGTATTATCTAATCCCTATGGTATTGCTACAGTATTTAATTTAAATGCAGAAGAGACGAAACTTGTAGTTCCAATATCAAGAGCATTAATAGGAAATAGATCAGCAGTGGTTATAAAAACACCAAAAGGTGATGTGCAGGAAAGAAGAATACCTGCAGGAAAGATTAACATAACTGGAATCAGAAGAACCAGCGTAGTTGATGTAGAAGATGGTGCTTCAAAGATAATGGAAGTAGTAAAATCTACAGTATCAATAGAAGATATAAAAGGTGAATCAGGCACTAATGTTGGTGGTATGTTTGAACGAGTAAGACAAGTTATGTCAAAGCTAACTAATCAAGATTTTCAAAGTATAAAAATACAGGATATTCTTGCAGTAGATACTTTTGTTCCACAGAAGATAGTAGGGGGCTTAGCTAGAGAATTTTCCTTAGAAAATGCTGTAGGAATTGCTGCCATGGTTAAAGCTGATAAACTTCAAATGCAGATAATAGCTGACGAATTAAAAAATAAGTTATCAGTAGAGGTTGAAATAGGTGGAGTAGAAGCAGAAATGGCAATACTAGGAGCACTTACTACACCTGGAAGCAATAAACCATTAGCTATACTGGATATGGGTGCTGGATCTACAGATGCTTCTATAATAAATAAAAATGGTGAAATAAGTTCTGTACATTTAGCTGGAGCAGGGAATATGGTAACTATGCTTATAAATTCTGAATTAGGATTAAATTCATTTGATTTAGCAGAGGATATAAAAAGATATCCATTAGCCAAAGTAGAAAGTCTATTTCATATAAGACATGAGGATGGAACTGTTGAATTCTTTGAGGAGCATTTTGATCCTTCTATATTTGCAAGAACTGTAATATTAAAAGAAGGTAATTTAATACCGATAAATATAGAAGCTTCTATAGAAAAGATTAAAATGATTAGAAAAATGGCTAAGGAAAAGGTGTTTGTTACAAATTGTATTAGAGCTTTAAGTATTGTTTCACCAACAGGCAGTATAAGAGATATAGAATTTGTCGTATTAGTTGGAGGATCTTCTTTAGATTTTCAAGTACCACAACTGATTACAGATGCTTTATCAAAATATGGTGTAGTTGCAGGCAGGGGGAATATAAGAGGTTTAGAAGGACCGAGAAATGCAGTGGCTACAGGATTAATACTAGATATTAATAAGGATAGGTAA
- a CDS encoding diol dehydratase small subunit — protein MSDITNNIKVDYENDYPLAAKRSEWIKTPTGKNLKDITLEAVIDENVKAEDVRISRDTLELQAQVAEGSGRCAIARNFRRAAELISISDERILEIYNALRPYRSTKNELLAIADELEEKYDAKVNADFIREAAEVYSKRNKVRIED, from the coding sequence ATGAGTGATATAACAAATAACATAAAAGTAGACTATGAAAATGATTATCCATTAGCTGCTAAAAGATCTGAATGGATTAAAACTCCTACAGGTAAAAATTTGAAGGATATAACTTTAGAAGCTGTTATAGATGAAAATGTTAAGGCAGAAGATGTTAGAATATCTAGAGATACACTTGAATTGCAAGCCCAAGTTGCTGAAGGATCAGGTAGATGCGCTATTGCAAGAAATTTTAGAAGAGCTGCTGAACTAATATCTATATCAGATGAAAGAATACTTGAAATATATAATGCATTAAGACCATATCGTTCAACTAAAAATGAATTACTTGCAATAGCAGATGAGCTGGAGGAAAAATATGATGCAAAAGTAAATGCTGATTTTATTAGGGAAGCTGCTGAAGTATACAGTAAGAGAAATAAAGTTAGAATAGAGGACTAG
- a CDS encoding propanediol/glycerol family dehydratase medium subunit, translated as MELKEKDIALSGNQSNEVVIGIAPAFGKYQHQSIVGVPHDKILRELIAGIEEEGLKSRVVRIIRTSDVSFIAHDAAVLSGSGIGIGIQSKGTTVIHQKDLLPLNNLELFPQAPLLDLDIFRLIGKNAAKYAKGESPNPVPTRNDQMVRPKFQAKAALLHIKETKHVVQNAKPIELEIIS; from the coding sequence ATGGAATTAAAAGAAAAAGATATTGCATTGTCGGGAAATCAGAGTAATGAAGTAGTGATTGGAATTGCACCTGCTTTTGGGAAATATCAACATCAGAGCATTGTAGGAGTACCTCATGACAAAATATTGAGAGAGTTAATTGCAGGAATTGAAGAAGAAGGTTTAAAATCACGTGTGGTCAGAATAATAAGAACATCTGATGTTTCTTTTATAGCACATGATGCAGCTGTACTTAGTGGTTCTGGAATAGGTATTGGTATTCAATCTAAAGGTACTACTGTAATTCATCAAAAGGATTTATTACCCCTTAATAATTTGGAACTTTTTCCACAAGCACCATTATTGGATTTGGATATTTTTAGATTAATTGGTAAAAATGCAGCAAAATATGCAAAAGGAGAATCTCCAAATCCAGTACCTACACGAAATGATCAAATGGTAAGACCAAAGTTTCAGGCTAAGGCAGCTTTATTGCACATAAAGGAAACAAAGCATGTTGTACAAAATGCAAAACCAATAGAATTAGAAATAATTAGCTGA
- a CDS encoding propanediol/glycerol family dehydratase large subunit yields MKSKRFQVLSERPVNKDGFIGEWPEEGLIAMSSPNDPKPSIKIKEGKVIELDGKNREDFDMIDRFIANYGINLNRAEDVIKMDSVKLAKMLVDINVDRKTIVELTTAMTPAKIVEVVGNMNVVEMMMALQKMRARKTPSNQCHVTNLKDNPVQIAADAAEAAIRGFDEQETTVGIVRYAPFNALALLVGAQVGRGGVLTQCAIEEATELELGMRGLTSYAETVSVYGTENVFTDGDDTPWSKAFLASAYASRGLKMRFTSGSGSEALMGYAEGKSMLYLEARCIYITKAAGVQGLQNGSVSCIGMTGALPSGIRAVLGENLITTMLDIEVASANDQTFSHSDIRRTARMLMQMLPGTDFIFSGYSSVPNYDNMFAGSNFDAEDFDDYNVIQRDLMVDGGLRPVSEEEVITIRNKAARAIQAVFEGLKLPAITDEEVEAVTYSHGSKDVPERNVVEDLKAAEEMINRGITGIDVVKALSKHGFDDIAENILNMLKQRISGDYLQTSAIIDKNFNVVSAVNDCNDYMGPGTGYRLSKERWDEIKNIPNAMKPEDIK; encoded by the coding sequence ATGAAGTCAAAACGATTTCAAGTATTATCAGAGCGTCCTGTAAATAAGGATGGATTTATAGGAGAGTGGCCTGAAGAGGGTTTAATTGCAATGAGTAGTCCCAATGATCCAAAGCCTAGTATTAAAATTAAAGAGGGAAAAGTTATAGAATTGGATGGTAAAAATCGAGAAGATTTTGATATGATTGATAGATTTATTGCTAATTATGGAATAAATTTAAATAGAGCAGAAGATGTTATTAAAATGGATTCAGTAAAATTGGCAAAAATGCTTGTGGACATTAATGTAGACAGAAAGACAATTGTAGAACTTACAACAGCTATGACTCCAGCTAAGATTGTGGAAGTTGTAGGTAATATGAATGTTGTAGAAATGATGATGGCACTTCAAAAAATGAGAGCAAGAAAAACTCCATCTAATCAATGCCATGTAACAAATCTTAAAGACAATCCAGTACAGATAGCAGCAGATGCAGCTGAAGCTGCCATAAGAGGATTTGATGAACAGGAAACTACGGTGGGAATTGTTAGATATGCACCTTTTAATGCTTTAGCTTTATTGGTGGGAGCACAAGTAGGCAGAGGTGGCGTTTTAACTCAATGTGCCATAGAGGAAGCTACTGAATTGGAACTTGGAATGAGAGGATTGACAAGTTATGCTGAGACTGTTTCTGTATATGGCACGGAAAATGTTTTTACAGATGGAGATGATACTCCTTGGTCTAAGGCATTTTTAGCATCAGCCTACGCATCTAGAGGATTAAAGATGAGATTTACATCGGGATCAGGATCAGAAGCTTTAATGGGATATGCAGAGGGAAAATCAATGCTTTATCTTGAAGCTAGATGTATTTATATAACTAAAGCCGCAGGAGTACAAGGCTTACAAAATGGTTCAGTAAGCTGTATTGGAATGACTGGTGCTCTTCCTTCTGGAATAAGAGCAGTACTTGGAGAAAATCTTATAACTACTATGCTGGATATAGAAGTAGCATCTGCAAATGATCAAACCTTCTCTCATTCAGATATAAGAAGAACTGCGAGAATGCTTATGCAGATGTTACCTGGAACAGATTTTATATTTTCAGGATATAGTTCAGTTCCAAATTATGATAATATGTTTGCTGGTTCTAACTTTGATGCTGAAGATTTTGATGATTATAATGTGATTCAAAGAGATCTTATGGTTGATGGCGGATTAAGACCGGTTTCAGAAGAAGAGGTAATTACTATAAGAAATAAGGCTGCTAGAGCAATACAAGCTGTATTTGAAGGATTAAAACTTCCAGCTATTACGGATGAAGAAGTAGAAGCAGTAACTTATTCTCATGGTAGTAAAGATGTGCCAGAAAGAAATGTAGTGGAAGATCTTAAAGCTGCAGAGGAAATGATAAATAGAGGAATCACTGGAATAGATGTGGTGAAAGCACTGAGTAAGCATGGTTTTGATGATATAGCTGAGAATATTCTTAATATGCTTAAACAAAGAATATCAGGGGATTATCTTCAAACATCCGCAATAATAGATAAGAATTTTAATGTAGTTAGTGCAGTGAATGATTGTAATGATTATATGGGACCAGGAACAGGCTACAGGTTGAGTAAAGAGAGATGGGATGAAATTAAAAATATTCCTAATGCCATGAAACCAGAAGATATAAAGTAA
- a CDS encoding sensor histidine kinase, which produces MTAELLLKDIIKIKEFQKIQDDIANSMGISIITTDYRGKPITNHSRCTDFCKTLRKGNNTRILCQECDSKGGLESVKRGIPYIYKCYMNIIDFAVPIIFKGQYLGALMAGQVLTEKSKLLELKNIISVDTKVEVKEELIEQYKKLSTIPYDKIKSIAQMLFRISNYIVDQGALKIVQQELNKKNIEFMEAEGIKTALEKELKDAQLKALQSQINPHFLFNILNSISALALIEGAPKTQEVVCDLSEILRYTLRKTNQVSQLGDEISYVKSYLNLQKIRFDSRLNFNITIEENCKNIKVPFMIIQPFVENSIIHGIETKESGGLIEINIYEEGNSTVIAIKDDGIGIDKNKLESINNINGRYIQNTASNGIGINNVLQRIDYFYGDKYYFNINSKKNKGTKVKIVLFK; this is translated from the coding sequence ATGACTGCTGAACTTCTTTTGAAGGATATTATAAAAATTAAAGAATTTCAGAAAATTCAAGATGATATTGCCAATTCAATGGGTATTTCAATTATTACTACGGATTATAGAGGGAAACCAATAACTAATCATAGCAGATGCACTGATTTTTGTAAAACTCTCCGTAAAGGTAATAATACAAGAATTTTATGCCAAGAATGTGATTCTAAAGGAGGATTAGAATCAGTAAAAAGAGGAATACCATATATATATAAATGTTATATGAATATTATAGATTTTGCAGTTCCGATTATATTTAAAGGCCAATATTTAGGTGCATTGATGGCTGGGCAGGTGTTAACTGAAAAAAGCAAGCTTTTAGAATTAAAAAACATTATTAGTGTAGATACAAAAGTAGAAGTAAAAGAAGAACTTATAGAACAATATAAGAAACTTTCAACTATACCTTATGATAAGATTAAATCTATAGCACAAATGTTATTTCGTATAAGTAACTATATAGTAGATCAAGGAGCATTAAAAATAGTACAGCAGGAACTAAATAAAAAAAACATAGAATTTATGGAGGCTGAAGGAATTAAAACAGCACTTGAAAAAGAACTAAAAGATGCTCAACTTAAAGCATTACAATCCCAAATTAATCCTCATTTTTTATTTAATATATTGAATAGTATTTCAGCATTAGCACTAATTGAAGGAGCCCCTAAAACTCAAGAAGTTGTCTGTGATTTATCGGAGATTCTCAGATATACACTAAGAAAGACAAATCAAGTATCTCAGCTGGGAGATGAAATTAGTTATGTGAAGTCATATTTAAATTTACAAAAAATAAGATTTGATTCAAGATTGAATTTTAATATTACTATAGAAGAAAACTGTAAAAACATAAAAGTTCCATTTATGATTATACAACCCTTTGTTGAAAATTCTATTATTCATGGAATAGAGACAAAGGAAAGTGGTGGATTAATAGAAATTAATATTTATGAAGAAGGTAACTCTACAGTTATAGCTATTAAAGATGATGGAATAGGGATTGATAAAAATAAATTAGAATCAATAAATAATATTAATGGTAGGTATATACAAAACACGGCATCTAATGGAATTGGTATTAATAATGTATTACAGAGAATAGATTATTTCTATGGAGATAAATATTATTTTAACATAAATAGTAAAAAAAATAAGGGAACAAAAGTAAAAATAGTATTATTTAAATAA
- a CDS encoding trans-sulfuration enzyme family protein: MTYNFYIIFIKHIGKVGVFVPREDKIKFITKCVHVGNEIDKETGAIRRPITMANSYRLPEDASTLNWSDPNNLVYTRNTSANQTYLQQRLAALEGGEDCVVLASGVAALSSVFFTFLNKNSHVICSNVSYIAVYRLLNEYLPEKYGIEATLVDSANIDEIKKAIRPNTKLIHIETPGNPTTRISDIEEISKIAKEIGALLSVDSTFASPFLQHPLELGADLVVHSLTKYINGHGDAMGGAVIGNRELIDKIKREAMVNVGGAISPFNAWLIMRGVVTLPLRMKQHSDSALKIAEFLEFHPSVKFVAYPGLKSHPQHEIAKKQMTMFSGVISFGLKADVETHNKFVNSLKIVISAVSIGHDESLIVYTGPTDERNHFYPEEFKDGHLRFSVGLEDPEDIINDLKQAFDSCGLS, translated from the coding sequence ATGACTTATAATTTTTATATAATATTTATAAAACATATAGGAAAGGTTGGGGTATTTGTGCCTAGGGAAGATAAAATTAAATTTATTACAAAATGTGTTCATGTAGGTAATGAAATAGATAAAGAAACAGGAGCTATAAGAAGACCAATTACTATGGCCAATAGCTATAGATTGCCAGAAGATGCATCAACTCTCAATTGGAGTGATCCAAATAATTTAGTTTATACAAGAAATACTTCTGCTAATCAAACTTATCTTCAGCAAAGATTGGCGGCCTTAGAAGGTGGAGAGGATTGTGTTGTACTGGCAAGTGGTGTGGCTGCACTGTCCTCTGTATTTTTTACATTTTTAAATAAAAATTCTCATGTTATTTGTTCTAACGTATCATATATAGCAGTTTATAGATTATTAAATGAATATCTACCTGAAAAATATGGTATAGAAGCAACTCTTGTGGATAGTGCCAATATAGATGAAATAAAAAAAGCAATAAGGCCAAATACGAAACTTATACACATAGAAACACCGGGAAATCCTACTACAAGGATAAGTGATATTGAGGAAATATCAAAAATTGCTAAAGAGATAGGGGCTTTACTTTCTGTAGATAGTACTTTTGCATCACCTTTTTTACAGCATCCACTTGAATTGGGGGCAGACCTTGTAGTTCACAGTTTAACAAAGTACATAAATGGACATGGTGATGCTATGGGAGGAGCTGTAATTGGTAATAGAGAACTTATAGATAAGATTAAACGTGAAGCTATGGTAAATGTAGGAGGAGCCATAAGCCCTTTTAATGCTTGGCTAATAATGCGTGGTGTTGTTACTTTACCTTTACGTATGAAACAGCATAGTGATAGTGCTCTTAAAATAGCAGAATTTTTAGAATTTCATCCATCAGTAAAATTTGTTGCCTATCCAGGATTAAAAAGTCATCCGCAGCATGAAATTGCAAAAAAACAGATGACTATGTTTTCAGGAGTTATTTCCTTTGGACTTAAAGCGGATGTAGAAACACATAATAAATTTGTAAATTCTTTAAAGATTGTTATCTCAGCAGTGTCTATTGGACATGATGAAAGTCTTATTGTATATACTGGACCTACAGATGAAAGAAATCATTTTTATCCTGAGGAGTTTAAAGATGGACATCTTAGATTCAGTGTAGGACTTGAAGATCCGGAAGATATTATAAATGACTTGAAACAAGCTTTTGACAGTTGTGGATTATCTTAA
- a CDS encoding zinc ribbon domain-containing protein: MSNSKLLLELQRCYEQIEESKKVLNDGSHLYLLKKMKKEFEKIKIKYNEKRKALGDLKVEYTSIGKDLRELKNKIDKNENDLYNNSNNDMKSINALQNNIEINKEKLRNLEDRAIEFLEVEEKLKLDVESLKMDLINTKNNFYSYKQVTNEKMHEAKNKIEDSTNRIEELKKIIPEKELNIFYKMLEKRKVVVVKLNNQVCDGCKMKVSSVTLDNIAKGQNIVYCDNCGRILVYQDEKKLKEAK; this comes from the coding sequence ATGAGTAATTCAAAATTATTGCTTGAGCTTCAAAGATGTTATGAACAAATCGAAGAGAGTAAAAAAGTTTTAAATGATGGATCCCATCTATATTTATTAAAAAAGATGAAGAAGGAATTTGAAAAAATTAAGATAAAATATAATGAAAAACGTAAAGCTCTTGGAGATTTGAAAGTTGAATATACATCTATAGGTAAGGACCTTAGAGAATTAAAAAACAAAATTGATAAAAATGAAAATGATTTGTATAATAACTCCAATAATGATATGAAATCTATAAATGCATTGCAAAATAATATTGAAATAAATAAGGAGAAATTAAGAAATTTAGAAGATAGAGCTATAGAATTCCTGGAAGTAGAAGAAAAATTGAAACTTGATGTAGAATCACTTAAAATGGATTTAATAAATACAAAAAATAACTTCTATAGCTATAAACAAGTAACTAATGAAAAAATGCATGAGGCAAAAAATAAAATAGAGGATTCAACAAATAGAATAGAAGAATTAAAAAAGATAATTCCAGAAAAGGAATTGAATATTTTTTATAAAATGTTAGAGAAGAGAAAAGTTGTAGTAGTGAAATTGAATAATCAAGTTTGTGACGGCTGCAAGATGAAGGTTTCGTCAGTTACCTTAGATAATATAGCTAAAGGACAAAATATAGTTTATTGTGATAATTGCGGAAGGATTTTAGTATACCAAGATGAAAAAAAGCTTAAAGAAGCTAAATGA